ttccacctaGTCGTCTCCTTCAAACTAAGATAGACTGATgagttacaactctcacaatccaagCACTTCACGCTGAACATGCCTGCATCAACACGGGAACTTTTGGAGGACtcttcacatccaaatcataacagaagtaaataaataccACCCTTATTGGAAGTGGTTTTCCAATATGCATGCGTGTGGGaattaaaaacatacacacacaatatatatgtacacaatcttttagtgtatgtgtgtgtgtatatgtgtgtgtatatatatatatatttttaataaaactttagatGAACCTGTGAaaacatgtgtgtatatacagtCATGCCAGTAGCTATTATAAACCTTAGCTATTCGTTACAATCCCCTCAAATGTTTGTAACAGATACTGGTGCCCAGATCCCAAACAAACGGAATAAGAATCTTAGAGGTTGGGGCCCAGGTATTGGTACTTTTAAACTACTGGGGAGCTTTGAATGTGCAATCAGGGTTGACAACCACATTCCTGTATGGTCTAGAGTAAAGATAATGTGCCCCTGTTTATCCCAAGAGTGAAACTGTTCAAGGCCCCATCTGATGATCACAGCAAAGGGTCCATAAGTTCAGTGTGTCTCTCACTGATGGAGTCTAGAGGGCAGGAGTAGCATTTGCCTTGCTTAGAAATCGCTCTTAGGAATGGGTTGTAGTGGGAATGGAGTTTCTTCTGGACTCGTCATGGACTGCTTACCTCCAAATATTATCCTCAGGAGAGAGACTTcaggccaccctgaccaggaTGTTCTTTGTCCAAACTGTGGAGATTAGGTTGGGGTTGACCACTAATCTTGGGCACCAAAGGGCCTGGGGCAACTCAGAAAATCAGCACGTCTCTAACTTCTTTGGTCAAAAGGCAAGAGCTTGCTGAGGCTCATGGAAGCAAGTAAGTCTTGTTCACTTAGGCTACTGAGCTGAGATGGGGTACAGCCCACCATTTTGATAGACCTCAGAGGTGGAGGCTGGGTTCTTTGCTCTAATTGCTATGGTGAGAAGCAGGGCACAGGACTTTCAATTCATTTCTTTGGAGAGAGAGAAGCCCCAGGTGAATCACAGTATTGGGTCTTAGACTACTGAGGACTCTCAGGGATCTCAGTGCTATCTTTCTGGTTCCATGGACAAGCAGCCCAAGTCTTCCATTGCTAACCCAAGTCACCCTTCCCCTCCTACTCCCtcattcccttctcccttccacaAAGTGTGAGTCTGTTTTTTTGTGATTGAAAGCAGAAAAGAGCAAAAGTTACTTTTATGACCATTTCCCAAAACCTGCCATTGTGATTCTTTTCAAAAACAGTGAAAATCTATCCATTCAAGGTAATCTTCCAGAGAAATGGGTCAACATACTCTTATCTAACTTGTTCTGCTCTACCCTACTGTAAGGAAATTCTTTAATAAACCAGGAAAATCTACTAAAACAGGACACCTCTCTGGAAAGAGCATTTGGCCACCTACAGAATTGTGCCTATTCTTGTCAACAACCATTGCCATGTTCTCCTATCTTTGAAAAGATTTCCAACAGATATGGACTCTTACATGGGTAGATCATGCGTCCTCTGCTGTttcatttagattgtttccaatttttcactTTAGTAAGGATACTTTAAACATCATGGACAGGAATCATTGTGATAAATGAGGGATTTTGATTGGGACCAAAGGTCATAGCACAATATGGGAAATAAGAATAGAAGTGgcaaagagaagaaatggaaaaaatataacatAAGTTCAGGGGACCAATAAACAATAAGAAACCCATAAAAAAAAAAcgggggaaaaaaaggcaaagagaaaaaaaaaaaagagcattaaaaaaaaaccatgaattcagagagaaatataaaaagtattgaACTGGCATAAGACAGACATTTAGCAATCAGCATCAAGGCTGGCTATGGGCAGGGGCAGGGTCCTGGAGGGTTTCTGCTATGCCAAGTACCCACCCTCTAGATAATAGATTGTGGAAGGTGGAGGGGGCGCGGCCAAAGCAGTAGAGGGGACTGGGAGAGAGCTTAAGCAAGTGGCTATTTACAGACCAAAATACTTAATATTGTAATAACTTGTATAGTTGTCACAGAGCTTAGCACCAGGTATGGGTGAACTGATGACAATAGTCCAGGTACTTGTAGAATGACCTGTGTCTTCATCAAAACTTTTCTAGCTAACACCTCATATATCCTGGTTCTAATAGTAGAAGACAAGTATTCTTGGATTCCTTCTACAGCAAGTGGGGACCCTGAAAGAAGAGAAGGGTTTATGATTTTGCCTATAGATTCAAGGAAGCCATTGGTCACCTGGGAGTGACCAATGAAAGCTAGCGCTGCTTTCCTCTGAATGAACCTCTTCTGGCAGAGTTCGTGCCACCAGGAGCTTTGAGACACCATTTCCTTACAGACCTCTCAAATTTCTGTGGCGCAAGAGAGAAAACGCTATGTAGATACTCCAAGACACTCTGGCTCAGCACTTACCACTTAGAGAAATGGATGGTTTTCCCAAGAAAACAAGAAGCCAGAAAGGACTTAGAAATGTTGTCCTGACTCACAAGCTCTTATTTTCCACACCCACCTGTGTCAACACAGTCAGCTTCAGAGGGACCTCAAAggagttgactttttaaaaaatttccaactgTCACTCTCTTACCCAACAAACTTGCCCATTCAATCTAAGGTGTTTTCTTCTGAGACCTGAGGAGGGGTCAGGAAAGGTATTCATCTATATTGCCTGTGGGGGTTCCTGGGGACTGAGTTCTAGGACCCCTTGTTTCCCAGGGTCATGAGTTCCCCTGTGAGTACAACATTCATTTCTCACTCCTTCCCAGTAGGGGGCTCTCAGGAACACGACTGGTCCATTGAGAatgaagtgaaatgaaagaacacaatatattcttttcttccgCCTTGTGGTGtctagaattgaacccagagtcgtATGCAtgacaggtaagcactctaccactaagctacatcccgaACCCAGCAGACAATATATTCTCACCATGAGGTACAAACAATAggttttcatatgtttatttgggGATAACACTTATAGGTAGGCCTTGGCATCCAGGGATCTCATTTGCATGAATACCCTCTTCCCAAAGGTAATTTCCACCTGATGTGATTGATGCCCACATCCTGGGAGAATCAGGTGATGTATTGAGTCAGTCAATGCCATTGTTAAGGTTAAAATTGCACCCAATTAATGAAATAGGCAAGGAAGACTTTGTTCAAGATTATTGCAATGGGAGAAGTCCTGAAGCAACTCCACTGAGTCAGAGGACTGGATAGGTGGACAGAGATGGGGAAGAGAAATTTCAGTCCACCTGTGGGTGCTAATTGACCTTCATGACTCTAAAAGTAGGCATATCCCCTTTCTCAAAGACAGGGAGATAGGGGAGCTTGCTCTGTCCATGATCATGTTTCAGAAAAATGATTGTCAGGTCCTTCAGAAAGAATTTCCtgagggactgggggtgtaactcagtggcagagtgtgtgCTTTGAGTGCAAAAGACCCAGCATCCCTTCTGcctgaaaaaggaaagatatttCCTGGGTTGTGCAACTAGAAGTAACTGCATCTATTTCAAAggggcagagaaagaatttacaattCTGAGTTTTAGAGCAAACCCTCTAAGAAAAAGGAGGTCAGGGACCTAGTCAGGAAAACACCTGTCTAAAGTTTAACCAAGCTGGGGTGAATGTTGAGGCCATCTTGGTCACCCTCTAAGGCAAGTCTTCAAAAATTCACTGCAAAATTCATTCCTGCCACTTGAGAAGAATCCTAAACCCAGTGATGCATAAACCTGGAAGTTTCAGGTCTTAATACAGGTACTTTCTCATGAATCGCCCATTGAAATGAACACAtgagtattttcttttaatactctCATGCAAGATCATTTTCATCGATCAATCAATATGCAGGAAGCATCTAGTCAGTGTCATATACCATATTAATCATGGCAAGGAGAAAACTTGCCTCCAAAGAGATCTCACAGTATTGAAGGAGATAGCTAAATAAGTAAACATTTTAGATATGAGagattcataaaatattaaatatagagtTACCCCAAGACCCAGGTGTCTGCCCAACAGAAATGAAAGCACATGCCTCCATGAACACTTATACACAAATGTCTACAGCATCATAATTAATTGCAGCCAAAAGATGGAAGCAAACCAATGTCCATTGACTGATGATGGACATCCAAATCATTCACTACTATTCCCCACTGAGAGGGAATGAGGGGCTGATGCGTGGTGCACCAAGGATAACAGTATACCagttgaaagaagtcagacacaaaaggtcacatattgcCTGATTCCATTTAGATGAAAGGtctagaacaggcaaatccaGAGACAGACCAAAGATAAGAGGCTGCATAATCCCTGGGGTTGAGAAAATGGGGAATCACTCTTGGTGGGTGTAAGGCTTCTCTTGGGGGGCAACGAAAGTGTCCtaaaattgatgatgatgatggttgcacaactttgtgaataCACTAAAAGCCATTGAATTGCATACTTCCAATGGGTGAATTGTATGGTGTATGAGTTAATCTAAAAAAAAAGCtgtgtaaacatacatatatgtatataaacatgtatatgtatataaacatatacatatatgtatgttatatgatgtgaaaaaatgtcagaaaactcATCTATAGGAATCAAGGTAAAGAAGGGGGAATCAGGAAGGTTTCAAAGAGGAGGCAAAAGCTGAGATGAAACTTGAAGGACAAGGGTTCCCAAAGCCCTATCAGAATGGAAGCCATGGTCACAGGCCGAGAGCAGCCAGGCCTTTCTGAGGAACCACAGGCAGCTCAGGAATCCCAGAGCTCAGGAGCATGTGGAGGGGCTGGAGGTTGGCAGGGTCTGGGCACTGTGAGGTGTTTGTCTTTCCTGCCTGTGAAGCAGTACAGAATGACAGTGATGAGCAAGACCTAGGCTCCCCGGGCTCAATTCTAGTTCTGACTTACAGAAGCTGTaggccttgggcaagtcactttatTCTCTGTGCCTTAATGCCCTCCTATGTCACATAGATTAATGAGGGACTTAGAGTTAATGCATCCGAAGTCCTTGGAATGGCATCAGGGAAGTTCCGCGCACTGCGTGCATGCTTATCATGTGACACAATCACAAACCACTGGATGATTTAAAGCAGTGGCCGCAGTAAGGTTTTCCAGGAACAACACCCTCCCAGTGACATGGAAGGTGGGAGGGATTCAATGTGAACTAGGTGAAAAGTGATTGGGTCTTAGAGGAGGCTGCTGCAATTGTCCAAGAGAGACACGATGCCTGGGGAGGGCAGGCTTTGGGAACGGGAAGGACAGAGAACATCTGAAAAGAGTTAAGAAAGAGAATCAATAGGATGTGGTGACTAATGCGAGGGGTGCATTGCGATGGCTCTTGAGTTTCTAATTTGGGTaactgggtggatggatggatggtgagATCATTCACTGAGATGAAGGAAACAGATTGAAGAGAAAGCTCAAAAGATGTGTCATTAGACAAATTCACTACGTGACACTTGTCTTCTGATGTCAGATCCAGTATTCTTCTTATCTTCCCCCAGTCATAAGAATCGTGCCCTGCTTGCAGGTGATATGATGTGTTAGACTTGGGGACATCATGTCATGAGGAGGCCAGCTCTGCAGCATACCTGACCATGGAAAGCCAGGTGCCAATGGTCTAGAAAGTTATGAAGGAACTGAGAGATTTTTGAGAACAGCTCTGGTCAGAGCATTGTAGCTTGGAGAATCTCAGGCCACCAGCTTAGGTAAATAAGAAATGCAAACTTAGTTTTCCAGAACTGAGTTTAATTCCCTATAAATTTCAAGTCTTCATTCCTTGAATTGATGAATTCTGGATCACCTGCCATCTTCTTTTGCTTGACTTTGAGAAAACTGCACAGGGTTTGAGATTATTCTCTGAAGACTTTGTGCATGGAAAGGGTAAGTACAGTCTTCAATGCGGGGTAGAAACAACTCTGGGGAAACTAGACAGGTTTACTCAAAGCTGACTGGCCAGTGACTAGGGGATCTTGGGTAAAGGAGGTGCTCAATACATGTGGTTAAAGTCAATGTAACTAAAATAAGGCACAGGTGGATTTAGGATATCAAGGATGTCACAGGTGTTTCCACACCCATTTTCTCACCTAGGAATCCCACCAAAAGTGTTCTGTCTGTGGTTCTTCCCTCTCCCACGGACATCTATTAATCTGATAGATGAGTCCTTGTTGATGTGTCCTCACACAGGTTGCTCCTGCTGGGAGCACCCACAGTGCTCAGTTATTTCTCTGCAATTAATACGTATTTCCTGACCAATGATCAAGTTCATGCAGGATGGTAACAGTCTTGTGGAAAGGGGTCCTCCAGTGAGTGTGGGCTGGGTTTGGGGTCTAGTGATGGTCACCATTGGAAAGATTCTCCACAATGCCcagaggataattcttcagcaggTAAAGAAGTAATGATGAGGGTCAGAGTAAATGGCAATGGCAGGAAGAAGCTGTCACAGGGACTGGGCGCTGATGCCCCACAGAGCTCTGATTTCCTCACTATTCCTGTTTCTTGGTACCCATTTCCTCCTGACGTGGGCATGGTGAGTGTGGTTCTAAAGAAGTGTGCCTAAAAGTGATTCTTTTCAAATGCTGTGCCCTGCTCCCTCTCTGCAGTGGATGCTTGACCAACTCTCTTCCTCCACGTCTACAAAGGGCTCCAGGACCCCCCAAGGTTAGGGTCCCATGCTTTCCTTGGCAGCAATCACCAGCTGGGGACAATGTGTCAAGGGAGAGAGTTTTCTGGTTATCATCAGAATGACCCACGTCTGTGTGAGGTTTACCTGGATGGCTGTTCCTGACACTATGGTCCCTCCTGGCCTGGCATTTGAATAAGGATCTCCCAGTGATACCCTCTTCCTCCCTGCCACCCATATGCTCAGGCCTTGGGGACAAGGGTCCTAATTCCCTGGAGCAGATGCCAGGAGTTCTTCGAAACACGCCTTTGGTCTCTGGACTCTTAGGCTGAGCCTTCTCAATAGCAACTCTTTGGGTATGGATGTTGAACAGGTCACTTCTAAACTGTCCCAGGCAGGGGCCCTGACTACAAACTTCACTTCTGTAGAGGTTTGCCAGGCGCCAAAACCATCTCCGGTGCTCCAGTCAGGAACAGCCAATGGAAACTGCAGCCAGGACCCCTCCCACTCTCCCCCAGTGGCatcctggcctcctgcctctctcttccctccctcttgccTGTCCCGCCTGACTCAGAGTGAAGACCAGGCGGGAGACAGCATCAGTAGCATCGGGAGCTGCAGGAAGCATCGGCCTCTACAAAGATGACTTGGCAACAAGTCCTTCTCCTGTCCTGCCTCTCAGCTATGGTGCTCCTGTCTAGTGAGTATATGGGAAGGTCAAGAGGGACTATGCTAACTACTTAATGGGTAAGACTTACCTCCCCCAGGAAGGTTCCTCTCAGCTGGCACAGAGAGGCCATTCttgggatttgtgtgtgtgtgtgtgtgtgtgtgtgtgagagagagagagagagacatggtataatacagagaaataaagcaaagaaagaaaaaaacaggaaacaatCCAGCTCACCTTTGTGGGTTCCTGGGGAGATTGACCCCAAGGCTTGGACAGAGGACCCCACATGAGGTATGGCAAGCCACTAAGCCTAGAAGGACTATTGAGGCCTTGCTCAGGGCCTGGGCTCCCCTCTGATGCTGGAGCCTTCCCTCTGTGACCTTGTCCCACAGTGCTGCGGGAGGGGACCAGTGCATCAGTGGGCAGCCCGCAGGCAGCAGGAGAAGCAGCCCAGGAAGGTGAGTTTGGGGATAACCCCTGGGTGCAGGGAAGGTGGAGCCCACACCCCTAGCATCCCTGGCCCGAGTACTGGTTGTGACAGGCCTCTCTTGGGTTTCAGGTGTGAAACAGAAGATTTTCATGCAGGAATCGGATGCCTCAAATTTCCTCAAGAGGCGCAGCAAGCGGTCCCCCAAATCCCGAGATGAGGTCAATGGTAAGGATGCTGAGTGGCCCCTTTCCACAGCAGGGGACCAAGGGTTTCAGCAAAGCCCTTGAACATTGGGGTAACTGAAGCTCTGAAGTAGAAAATTATGCCATGTTTCCTTGATCATGGGTCACATGTTGG
This genomic stretch from Sciurus carolinensis chromosome 12, mSciCar1.2, whole genome shotgun sequence harbors:
- the Ucma gene encoding unique cartilage matrix-associated protein — encoded protein: MTWQQVLLLSCLSAMVLLSMLREGTSASVGSPQAAGEAAQEGVKQKIFMQESDASNFLKRRSKRSPKSRDEVNAENRQKLRADELRREYYEEQRNEFENFVEEQKDEQEERSREAVEQWRQWHYDGLYPSYLYNRHHI